A part of Cystobacter fuscus DSM 2262 genomic DNA contains:
- the tagF gene encoding type VI secretion system-associated protein TagF — protein MRALSVRAGMVGKAPCQPDFLRINAASPLAFQLQRWLAEGVEAARAARCELPSGTASFLFTAPKEKNVLLGVFAPSTDGVGRAFPLAIFTELPASTAAHRLALLPLVFHPFLSEGAALLDAAASMALPMLTARVDALPFPPSGAFSDAERLWRGTLARRRGAELLEPLRRPEDPPGGAYYAFHTFRTACAGEHHRQQGTAQVVLECPVAPGLGPSAWLELATRLLHWTSAPPAFVWSGAPEPRLLLCLGSMTPDLFLHLSRTSQGGRRVWPLRTPREAAIGQAAQSLTEPQRQRIDSPTTNLEELLHALSC, from the coding sequence ATGCGCGCCCTCTCCGTCCGGGCCGGTATGGTGGGCAAGGCGCCCTGCCAGCCCGACTTCCTGAGGATCAACGCCGCCAGCCCCCTCGCCTTCCAGCTCCAGCGCTGGCTGGCGGAGGGGGTCGAGGCGGCCCGCGCCGCCCGCTGCGAGCTGCCCTCCGGGACGGCCTCCTTCCTGTTCACGGCCCCGAAGGAGAAGAACGTGCTGCTGGGGGTCTTCGCGCCGAGCACGGACGGCGTGGGCCGCGCCTTTCCCCTGGCGATCTTCACCGAGCTGCCCGCCTCCACGGCGGCCCACCGGCTCGCCCTGCTGCCCCTCGTCTTCCACCCCTTCCTCTCGGAGGGGGCCGCGCTCCTGGACGCCGCCGCGTCCATGGCGCTCCCCATGCTCACCGCGCGGGTGGACGCCCTGCCCTTCCCCCCGTCCGGAGCCTTCTCCGATGCGGAGCGGCTCTGGCGGGGAACCCTGGCGCGGCGGCGCGGCGCGGAGCTGCTCGAGCCCCTGCGCCGCCCCGAGGATCCGCCGGGTGGCGCCTATTACGCCTTCCACACCTTCCGCACGGCCTGCGCCGGGGAGCACCACCGGCAGCAGGGCACGGCGCAGGTCGTCCTCGAGTGTCCCGTCGCCCCCGGACTCGGACCCTCGGCGTGGCTGGAGCTCGCCACCCGGCTGTTGCACTGGACGTCCGCGCCTCCGGCCTTCGTCTGGTCCGGCGCGCCAGAGCCCCGCCTCCTGCTGTGCCTGGGCTCCATGACGCCCGATCTCTTCCTCCACCTCTCGCGCACCAGCCAGGGGGGACGCCGCGTGTGGCCCCTGCGGACTCCCCGCGAGGCCGCCATCGGCCAG
- the tssM gene encoding type VI secretion system membrane subunit TssM — MIASLLATLLLALIWGAVYKFALAPWMGLAATGAVLLLMLVRTFIRRRRARKAAAKKIEDDITAQAEEQARTVRPDLQPEVQAMKAEFSRAVASLKNSKLARGGRDALAVLPWYLMVGPPGTGKSTALRNSGLKFPYLSSKGGGAVRGVGGTRNCDWWLTNEAVFLDTAGRYTTGEEDRDEWMSFLDILARNRPSRPINGLIVTVSVTDLMNADPQAAGELGQRIRERVDEVTTRLKVVVPIYVMITKCDLINGFVEMFSDLPRSERGQIWGFTVPLSAQQEAPSELLLKRFDELTAVLEQRSIRRVGQERQLETRERIYQFPQRFDALRKSMVEFIQPLFMESVFQDTPVMRGLYFTSGTQDVRLSERQQVRGAAAEVFGSQRNAVEQTEGRSFFLWDVFNKVMFQDQKLAVRSSMEEMRLRKQRYTLTLAFLATAALVLLLPAVSYVENFELVRGVRDTITSVKLEATDDIGRVVELTPLQRQLEVLDQHQVKGPPFWLRMGMYQGGRLFPLAQSFYNDQLKGLLLGKQHARIKQDLQKFSELQERPEWAPSTDTYGRSFNDLKMYLLITQPRSIREPELDADHQSWLVWQIVTHWRNIRGQDRDTSVEEQIVQHAKMYIAMMARDPQQLGFVRDAEVVIKARRALNRVPLAELELQQLIADAAQEFPDLALGDMVGAVPEMRSGKKVRGAFTKRAWDDRLKRVLDESFRERQAWVLDRDSREEESNLRAELRTRYYQQYIEEWSDFLSSISVEEPQTIDQTERLLTSLTRGATPPLGRLFQAVTHNVQLEPLVEKGAEEKTPTTKERVMDFLMPDPRKGVLDFDDVVPGGVPQAPQYRPRNVADHFSGVSAFINKKFATNDKEEKLTQLDSYQDQLRLVLDTILVVRDKPGESGLLLEKIKTTRRDVEMLIKAQEGNQALFTRLLLPPLRDVRDIVFRDVSAKKSEQWCEEIVTPFMNVMGNRYPFAKDSEQDAPLSELSEFLRPANGQVKTFVKSQLQEDVILDGRRCSLALGSRDMYKEDLCRYLERLNSLSTALFPGDEVQPLVRFQIRIRAGTSPDTSASEIASIKFIMDGTEVLYRNGPDNIWQRLIWPGQAGELGATLQVVNIRGDMSELKEPGEWGLFRLLERVKNIEPSTDGRFFTATWEIQEFNGAQVSVDIRPERLAHPFFGAAGNTSMKLMQLFRDPKVLPPQGIALRGKGCQTLIANDTVR, encoded by the coding sequence ATGATCGCCTCGCTCCTCGCCACGCTCCTGCTCGCCCTCATCTGGGGAGCCGTCTACAAGTTCGCCCTGGCGCCGTGGATGGGCCTGGCCGCCACGGGGGCCGTTCTCCTGCTGATGTTGGTGCGGACGTTCATTCGCCGCCGACGCGCGCGCAAGGCGGCGGCGAAGAAGATCGAGGACGACATCACCGCCCAGGCAGAGGAACAGGCCCGGACGGTGCGCCCGGACCTCCAGCCCGAGGTCCAGGCCATGAAGGCCGAGTTCTCGCGGGCGGTGGCCTCGCTCAAGAACTCCAAGCTCGCGCGCGGTGGCAGGGATGCCCTCGCGGTGCTGCCCTGGTACCTGATGGTCGGCCCGCCCGGGACGGGCAAGAGCACGGCCCTGCGCAACTCGGGCCTGAAGTTCCCCTACCTGTCGAGCAAGGGGGGCGGCGCCGTTCGCGGCGTGGGTGGCACGCGCAACTGCGACTGGTGGCTCACCAACGAAGCCGTCTTCCTGGACACGGCGGGCCGCTACACGACGGGCGAGGAGGATCGGGACGAGTGGATGTCCTTCCTCGACATCCTGGCGCGCAACCGCCCCAGCCGGCCCATCAACGGGCTCATCGTCACGGTGAGCGTGACGGATCTCATGAACGCGGACCCGCAGGCGGCCGGCGAGCTGGGCCAGCGCATCCGCGAGCGCGTGGACGAGGTGACGACCCGGCTCAAGGTCGTGGTGCCCATCTACGTGATGATCACCAAGTGCGACCTGATCAACGGCTTCGTGGAGATGTTCTCGGACCTGCCGCGCTCGGAGCGGGGACAGATCTGGGGTTTCACCGTGCCGTTGTCCGCCCAGCAGGAAGCGCCCTCGGAGCTGCTGCTCAAGCGCTTCGATGAGCTGACGGCCGTGCTGGAGCAGCGCTCCATCCGGCGCGTCGGGCAGGAGCGTCAGCTCGAGACGCGCGAGCGCATCTACCAGTTCCCCCAGCGCTTCGATGCCCTGCGCAAGAGCATGGTGGAGTTCATCCAGCCGCTGTTCATGGAGAGCGTCTTCCAGGACACGCCCGTGATGCGCGGGCTCTACTTCACCAGCGGCACCCAGGACGTGCGCCTCTCGGAGCGGCAGCAGGTGCGGGGGGCGGCGGCCGAGGTCTTCGGTTCCCAACGCAACGCGGTGGAGCAGACGGAGGGGCGCAGCTTCTTCCTCTGGGATGTCTTCAACAAGGTGATGTTCCAGGATCAGAAGCTCGCGGTGCGCAGCTCCATGGAGGAGATGCGGCTGCGCAAGCAGCGCTACACGCTCACCCTGGCCTTCCTGGCCACGGCCGCCCTGGTGCTGCTGCTTCCCGCCGTGTCCTACGTGGAGAACTTCGAGCTGGTGCGGGGCGTGCGTGACACCATCACCTCGGTGAAGCTCGAGGCCACGGACGACATCGGCCGGGTCGTGGAGCTGACGCCCCTTCAACGTCAGCTCGAGGTGCTGGACCAGCACCAGGTGAAGGGGCCGCCGTTCTGGCTACGCATGGGCATGTACCAGGGAGGGCGGCTCTTTCCCCTGGCCCAGTCGTTCTACAACGACCAGCTCAAGGGGCTGCTGCTCGGCAAGCAGCACGCGCGCATCAAGCAGGATCTGCAAAAATTCTCCGAACTCCAGGAGCGTCCCGAGTGGGCGCCCAGTACCGACACCTATGGGCGCAGCTTCAATGACTTGAAGATGTACCTGCTCATCACCCAGCCGCGCAGCATCCGGGAGCCGGAACTCGACGCGGACCACCAGTCCTGGCTCGTCTGGCAGATCGTGACGCACTGGCGGAACATCCGCGGGCAGGATCGGGACACGTCGGTGGAGGAGCAGATCGTCCAACACGCCAAGATGTACATCGCGATGATGGCCCGCGATCCCCAGCAGCTGGGCTTCGTCCGGGACGCGGAGGTGGTCATCAAGGCGCGCCGTGCGCTCAACCGCGTTCCGCTGGCGGAGCTGGAGCTTCAGCAACTCATCGCCGATGCGGCGCAGGAATTCCCAGACCTGGCGCTGGGCGACATGGTGGGCGCCGTGCCGGAAATGCGCTCTGGAAAGAAGGTGCGAGGTGCTTTCACCAAGCGGGCCTGGGACGACCGGCTCAAGCGTGTGCTGGACGAGTCCTTCCGGGAGCGGCAAGCCTGGGTGCTCGATCGTGACTCGAGGGAGGAAGAGAGCAACCTGAGGGCCGAGCTGCGCACGCGCTACTACCAGCAGTACATCGAGGAATGGAGCGACTTCCTGTCGTCGATCAGCGTCGAGGAGCCCCAGACCATCGACCAGACCGAGCGCCTGCTGACGAGCCTCACCCGTGGCGCGACTCCGCCCCTGGGCCGGCTCTTCCAGGCGGTGACGCACAACGTCCAGCTCGAGCCCCTGGTGGAGAAGGGCGCGGAGGAAAAGACTCCCACGACCAAGGAGAGAGTCATGGATTTCCTCATGCCTGATCCACGCAAGGGCGTGTTGGATTTCGATGACGTGGTGCCCGGGGGCGTTCCCCAAGCACCCCAGTACAGGCCGCGGAACGTGGCGGACCACTTCAGTGGCGTGAGCGCCTTCATCAACAAGAAGTTCGCCACGAACGACAAGGAAGAGAAGCTGACCCAGCTCGACTCCTACCAGGATCAGCTCCGCCTGGTGCTCGACACCATCCTGGTGGTCCGTGACAAACCGGGCGAATCCGGGCTGCTGCTGGAGAAGATCAAGACCACCCGCCGGGATGTGGAGATGCTCATCAAGGCCCAGGAGGGAAATCAGGCCCTCTTCACGAGGCTGCTCCTTCCCCCCCTGCGGGATGTGCGCGACATCGTCTTCCGCGACGTGTCCGCGAAGAAGAGCGAGCAGTGGTGCGAGGAGATCGTGACTCCCTTCATGAACGTCATGGGCAACCGCTATCCGTTCGCCAAGGACTCGGAGCAGGACGCTCCGTTGTCCGAGCTGTCCGAGTTCCTCCGCCCCGCCAATGGCCAGGTGAAGACCTTCGTGAAGAGCCAGCTCCAGGAGGATGTCATCCTGGATGGCAGGCGGTGCTCCCTCGCCCTGGGCTCCAGGGACATGTACAAGGAGGATTTGTGCCGCTATCTGGAACGGCTCAATTCCTTGTCGACGGCGCTGTTCCCCGGGGACGAGGTGCAGCCACTCGTGCGGTTCCAGATCCGCATCCGCGCGGGAACCTCTCCGGACACCTCGGCCTCGGAAATCGCCTCCATCAAATTCATCATGGACGGCACCGAGGTGCTCTACCGCAACGGCCCCGACAATATCTGGCAGCGTTTGATCTGGCCCGGGCAGGCCGGTGAATTGGGCGCTACCTTGCAGGTCGTCAACATCAGGGGCGATATGTCGGAACTCAAGGAGCCGGGGGAGTGGGGATTGTTCCGGCTGTTGGAGCGGGTGAAGAACATCGAGCCCAGCACGGACGGGCGCTTCTTCACCGCCACCTGGGAGATCCAGGAGTTCAACGGCGCCCAAGTCTCCGTCGACATCCGCCCGGAGCGGCTGGCCCACCCGTTCTTCGGAGCGGCGGGGAACACCTCCATGAAGTTGATGCAGTTGTTCCGGGATCCCAAGGTGCTGCCGCCGCAGGGAATCGCCTTGCGCGGCAAGGGCTGCCAGACGCTGATCGCCAACGACACGGTGCGCTGA